A segment of the Pseudodesulfovibrio profundus genome:
ATATTGAGATTTGGAATGTCAAGGATCACAATTTCGCTGCCTTTTTCCGCACCGATGAGGACATGAATCTTTCATACTACGCTCGGACCAAGATCGAAAAACGTTGATCATAGAAGCGTGAGCCACATATATTGTGTGGCTGCGGCCAGTTTGAGATCGTCCAGGGATATGGATTTCTTCATACGCCGACCTCCTGAAGCCTGGTGTAAACTGTCGTGCGGCTGACGCCGTACTCTCTTGCAAGCGCGGCCACGCGCTCCCCAGCCTCCTTCCTCTCCAGGATCTCGGCCACCTGGTCATCGGTGAGCTGCCGTTTCCGGCCTTTATAAACGCCCTTGGCCTTGGCCCGGGCAATTCCTTCGGCCTGGCGCTCGCGGATCAGTGACCGCTCGAACTCGGCGAAAGCGCCCATCATTTGTAGCATGAGCCGTCCCATGGGATCGCCCTTCTCGTCGGCCTCAAAGGTGAGGCCTTCGCGGTTGAAGACGATGGCCACGCCACGCCCGTTGAGATCCTGCACGATCCCTTGCAGGTCCTGAAGATTCCGAGCGAGCCGGTCGATGGAATGCACATGAAGCACGTCACCGGCCCTGACGAAGGACAGGGCAGCATCAAGGCCCGGGCGGTCGGTACTGCCGGCGCTGGCCTGGTCTTGAAATAGTTTGTCGAGCTGGGCCCGGCGCGTTAGCCCTTCGAGCTGGCGATCCGGATTCTGTTCGACCGTTGAAACTCGCACATATCCAACATTCATTTTTGAAGCCTCTCTTTCATGGCCATGACCTTCTCGCGGTCGAGGCCTGCCGAATCAATGAGCCGGTCCAACAGCCCCGGCATTTTATCTAGTTCGTCAAAAAAGTCCGTTATCACCACTTCCACAGTCGCTGAAGCGTCTCCGCTTCGCAGGATAGACAATAACTCAGCCTCGCTGAACTGTATCCGGTGTCTGAGATTTGCTAGTACAGTTGCGGTTTTAAGCGGTGAAAATTCCATGGCGGTTATATCTTGCGCCAGCCGGGAATTTTGGCGTCTCTGGCAGCTCTGTACACTTCCTGCATGACATGGAGCAGCATGTCATCACCGGCCAGGCCTTTGAGCGTGGCAGCATGGGCCAGCTCATCGAGCTTGGCCGAGATCTCGTCACGGTAGAGCGTCTTGGCCAGTTGATAAATGTCGGGCCGCATGTGGTGCGTTTCGCCCAGGAGAAGAACGTCAGGCATGTGCGCCTCCTTTTTTTGAATCATACACACCCAGTAAAGACAAGTCTAGATCCCAACCGGAAAGCGTTCACAAAAAAAAGATTGGACTCTAAATTAACACTTTTTCAGACTGGCCAGTCTGTTTAGTTGGGGTACACCCTATTCTGATTTAATATTTTTTTCATGAAGTTGATTCAGCCGGGCTTGCTGTTGATCATACTCCTCAGACTGTATTTCTCTCAGCAGCCGGTAGGCATAAAAACCGAATGGTACAATTGGAACGAACGAAGCAAAGCTCAAAAAGAAATTTTGTGTTGCTTCATAGATCACAGCCCAAAGAAACCCGACAAGATCGTACCCAAACCCGGCAAAAAAACCGAAATTCATCAACAGCCAGTGCTTCCTCAAGGGCTTGGTTTGAGTAAAAAATAAATATGAAAATCCACCAACAGAAGAGCCTACGAACAACCCCATACCTACGAATGTCAAATCTCTGAGCTTGTAAGGCATCAGCAAATTTATTCCGACGCTGGCACCAAGCCCGGCAGCAATACCAAGCAAAATACACAATATAAATAGACACTTCTTCACAACAGGGTCACTCCTTTAACTTGATAAATCGCACACTGATGGCTGACGTTCACAAACAGCGGTTTGAGTTACATACACAATGCAACCCCTTTTACTCAAGAAAAGTAAGAGAATTGTGGTCAGCGCAATTTTCCCGGGCACAAGTAGAGCGTCTTGGCAGGGGCTACCGGGGGTCAAGGAGGGCAGCGCGATTATGCTCACCGAAGCGAAGCGCAGGGGAGGGATAAAAGCGCTGGCCAGCGAAGCGATCCTTGACGCCTGGTCGACCCGATCTATGCTCGATGGAGGGCGTCAGCCCCCACAGCGAAGCGCCAGCGCAGCAACAGGGGCTGACCCCTTGCCACGCGGCGAGCTGCCCCCGGAGGGCCGCCGGAGGCCTTAAAAGGGAAAGCCCCCTGACCAGGTTGGACAGAGGACTTACACTCCAGATAGACTCTCCCCTTCACTCCTTGTCGCCATCGGGGCCGACAAAATTTATATTTAAACCTGAATCCGTGAATAAGTGTTGCCAACGTTGTTGGCTCGAAATTTCAACCATATTTTTCGAAAATCCAGGCGACTTTCGACCTGAAAATTTTCAACTGAAGGACCATTGTCGCTTCGCAAGCTCTGAGAACCGACTTTTCGCAGTTTTCAGACGCACTACTCCTAGGAATGCAGCCTAATGACCATCTCGTTACGCCGTCTTGAGACGATAGAACAGGTCAGAGACCACCTTGAACCATGGCTCCGGGCAGGAGACATGCAGGATTACCTTGCGTGCATGGCGGGTGATCCGAGCACAAATGCTCATCATGCTCCGCATGACCGTCTTGGTTCTGCGACGGTTGGCTTTTTTCAGCCCCAGCATCCGAGCCACAACCAAGTCCACGGAGGCTACCCGAAGCATGTTGTAGACCAGCATGCCCAAGCGCAGGAAGGCGGCATTCACGGCAAACTTGCCCGACGGCAGGCGTTCCATGTCCATCTCGGTCTTGAATTCCCCGTGATGCTGCTCGCTGGTGCCCCGCTTGCGATACAGTTTCAAAGCCTGGTCGGCATCAAATTCCAGGTTAGTCCACAATACGCAGACGCGGACCTCTGGAATCATCATGAACACACCGTCCTTGCTCAACACTTCCGTGACCTCGAAAATCTGGCGGACCGGCCTTTTCTTTTTGCCGATCTCACGCATCACGAAGCCCCGGTAGATCCGACCTTTTTCTCGGGACGTTACGAAATTCTCTACTTTCTGCGCGTGCTCCTTGGCCGTGGCGAGCCAGCCGGTCACCGGCTCCCTGCGCAGATTGTGCTTGATGATGAAGCCGGTGCGCGCCTGCGTGCACAGAGTCTCCAGACGCTCCTTGCTGTCAAATCCGCTGTCGGCCACCACGAGGATGTTCGCATCCACCATGGACTTGGCGTACCCGAGGCTCTCCAGGATGAACTCATCCGTGCCCTCGCAACTGGAATGGCTCGACCCGGGGCGAAGCTTGCCGTTGACCATCCAGCCGCCACCAAGATGAGCAAAGATCGGAGCGAAGCCGAATCTCTTGTCGTACGTCGCGCTGGCACCTTCCTTCTCGGTGTCGGCGTTATCAAAAATGCTGACGTCGATATCAAGGCGCACCCAGTGCTCTTTCTTGTTGTCGTCCCTGGTCATTTCAATGAGTTCAGGCTGCATTCCGGTCTTCTTCCACAGTTCGACCGAGCAGCGGGGCAACTGGGCATCCAGGTCAGTTTCCAAGGCGATCCGCTGAAACCGTTGCCGCAAAATTTCGGCGGAAGGAACGCGTCCAAGGCCAAGGCTGGTCGCGAAGAAATCGTCGCCGTAGTACTCACGAACATGGTCGAAATCCGTTTTGCCTTGGCACATGAGGCCGACCAATGTGCGGAAAATTTCACGCTCCTTGATCTGCGGAGCTTTTCCAGGCCCAAGACGGTCGACCAGTGTATCCAGACCGCACACCCTGGCCATCTCGCCGATCAGAGCCAGGCCGACGTGGCCAATGTTGTTTCCTTCGTTTCGCTTGATATCGGTGATGAGCATTGCAACCTCCTGTCGCACCCAATGGGTGCAAAAACTCATTCAGGAAAAGCAAGTCCAATATACCGGTATCATTGATTTATTTCAACCACAAAATGTTTCAAAACTGTATATTCAATGCAACTTTTTCACGGATTTAGGGA
Coding sequences within it:
- a CDS encoding recombinase family protein, whose translation is MNVGYVRVSTVEQNPDRQLEGLTRRAQLDKLFQDQASAGSTDRPGLDAALSFVRAGDVLHVHSIDRLARNLQDLQGIVQDLNGRGVAIVFNREGLTFEADEKGDPMGRLMLQMMGAFAEFERSLIRERQAEGIARAKAKGVYKGRKRQLTDDQVAEILERKEAGERVAALAREYGVSRTTVYTRLQEVGV
- a CDS encoding IS1380 family transposase; the protein is MLITDIKRNEGNNIGHVGLALIGEMARVCGLDTLVDRLGPGKAPQIKEREIFRTLVGLMCQGKTDFDHVREYYGDDFFATSLGLGRVPSAEILRQRFQRIALETDLDAQLPRCSVELWKKTGMQPELIEMTRDDNKKEHWVRLDIDVSIFDNADTEKEGASATYDKRFGFAPIFAHLGGGWMVNGKLRPGSSHSSCEGTDEFILESLGYAKSMVDANILVVADSGFDSKERLETLCTQARTGFIIKHNLRREPVTGWLATAKEHAQKVENFVTSREKGRIYRGFVMREIGKKKRPVRQIFEVTEVLSKDGVFMMIPEVRVCVLWTNLEFDADQALKLYRKRGTSEQHHGEFKTEMDMERLPSGKFAVNAAFLRLGMLVYNMLRVASVDLVVARMLGLKKANRRRTKTVMRSMMSICARITRHARKVILHVSCPEPWFKVVSDLFYRLKTA